The following coding sequences are from one Ancylobacter sp. TS-1 window:
- a CDS encoding DMT family transporter yields the protein MASAPRVSSSPVPMAPSDWGALALLGLIWGGSFFFGKVAIAEIPPLTMVLTRVAIGALALWVIARARGVHMPLNRRLVAEFMLLAVIANIIPFGLIAWSQQHLPSGLSSILNAATPLFTVLVAQAFTHDEKFTLGKLTGVSLGFLGVAVMMGPALLGQLGGHELPAQLAAIGATVSYGFAAVYSRRFRHLPPLGIAMVQLASSSLLLLPAVAVIDQPWNLPAPSLPVIGALLGLGVLSTGLAYILYFRIVGRNGATNISLVTFLVPVSAILLGALVLGEALEPREFAGFAIIALGLAAIDGRPARWLRGRMG from the coding sequence ATGGCTTCCGCCCCCCGCGTATCCTCCTCGCCCGTGCCCATGGCACCTTCCGACTGGGGCGCGCTGGCGCTGCTGGGGCTGATCTGGGGCGGCTCCTTCTTCTTCGGCAAGGTGGCGATCGCGGAGATCCCGCCGCTGACCATGGTGCTGACGCGCGTGGCCATCGGGGCGCTGGCGCTGTGGGTCATCGCCCGGGCGCGCGGCGTCCACATGCCGCTGAACCGGCGGCTGGTGGCCGAGTTCATGCTGCTGGCGGTCATCGCCAACATCATTCCGTTCGGGCTGATCGCCTGGTCGCAGCAGCATCTGCCGAGCGGGCTGTCCTCCATCCTCAACGCCGCGACGCCGCTGTTCACCGTGCTGGTGGCGCAGGCCTTCACCCATGACGAGAAGTTCACCCTCGGCAAGCTGACCGGCGTGAGCCTGGGCTTTCTCGGCGTGGCGGTCATGATGGGGCCGGCGCTGCTCGGCCAGCTCGGCGGGCACGAACTGCCCGCCCAGCTCGCGGCCATCGGCGCCACCGTGTCCTACGGCTTCGCGGCGGTCTATTCCCGGCGCTTCCGCCATCTGCCGCCGCTCGGCATCGCCATGGTGCAGCTGGCCAGCTCCAGCCTGCTGCTGCTGCCGGCGGTGGCGGTGATCGACCAGCCATGGAATCTGCCGGCGCCCTCGCTGCCGGTGATCGGCGCCCTTCTCGGCCTCGGCGTGCTCTCCACCGGGCTGGCCTATATCCTCTATTTCCGCATCGTCGGGCGGAACGGGGCGACCAACATCTCGCTGGTGACGTTCCTGGTGCCGGTGAGCGCCATCCTGCTCGGCGCGCTGGTGCTGGGCGAGGCGCTGGAGCCGCGCGAATTCGCCGGCTTCGCCATCATCGCGCTGGGGCTGGCGGCGATCGACGGCCGCCCGGCGCGGTGGCTGCGGGGGAGGATGGGGTAG